The genomic stretch GCGATATTACTTATTCCACTTACCGTGATTTTTATGGTTGGGCATTTTACCCAGCGTAAAAAATTTGCTTACTTTGTGTTTGGTAGCATGCTTTTCATGTCGATTATTTCAGGTGCAGCGGCTGTCTGGTCTGAGAGTATGTTATCGACAGCATCTCAACTTGCCGTAATGGAAGGTAAAGAACAACGATTTGGACCAGCTGCATCAGCAGTTTGGGCAGCGATCACTACGCAGGTGAATAACGGTTCGGTCAATATGATGCATGATTCTTCTGCACCGCTTACTGGTTTAGTCGAACTCATCAATATGTTGATTAATGCGATTTGGGGTGGTGTAGGCTGTGGTCTGCAACAGTTTATGATTTATCTGTTACTTGCAGTATTTATTGCAGGTTTAATGACAGGCCGTACCCCTGAATTGTTTGGGCGCAAGATTGAAGCAGCAGAAATTAAATTGCTCGCGATTATTATCTTGATTCAACCTTTAGTTATTCTTGCATTCACCGCATTAAGCCTCAGCGTTCCAGGCATATCTGGAATTAGTAATCCGGGACCACATGGTATTAGCCAAGTGTTCTACGAATATGTTTCTGCATTTGCCAACAATGGTTCAGGTTTTGAAGGTCTTGGAGACAACACTGTATGGTGGAATGTTACTTGTAGTATCGCTCTACTGTTAGGACGTTTTCCGACCTTAATTTTGCCATTAATGATTGCGACACGTTTAGCAGCAAAAAGAAAAGCACCCGAAACAGCAGGTAGTCTTCAAGTTGAAACTCCAACCTTTGCTTTAACGCTGATTACGATTGTTGTGTTGCTTACCTTATTACAATTTATGCCAGTTCTTGTCCTTGGGCCTATTGCCGATCAACTTTTGTTGGTTAAAGGCTAAGGAGGCGAGTGAAAATGAATACACAAACTCATGTAAATAGCCATAAACAAACCATGGCAGTGCCAAATTTTGAAGTTTGGAAAAATGCATTTGTGAAACTGCTACCGCAGCATGCAATTAAAAACCCTGTGATGGCAATTGTATGGCTTGGGACAGTTGTTACAGGCATTAGTACTATCTTAGGTTACACCACACTGTTATTTGGTTTAGTGGTTACAGCAATTCTGTTTATTACCATTTTATTTGCTAACTATGCCGAGGCTGTTGCAGAGGCTCGAGGCCGTGGGCAGGCATCTTCACTACGTGCAGCAAGAGAAAATTTAACCGCTCGAAGACTCAACTCTTTGACAGACCGTCAAGCGACTCAAGTTGCAGCGACCGAACTTCATTTAAATGATTTTATTGAAGTACATGCAGGTGAGCTTGTTCCAGCTGATGGTGAAATTGTAGAAGGCTTTGCGACCATTAATGAATCAGCTGTTACAGGTGAGTCAGCACCAGTGTTACGTGAGGCTGGAACAGACCGTTCAGGTGTTATTGGCGGAACCAAAGTACTTACAGATCGTATTGTTGTGCAAGTGACTGCTGAATCTGGTCAAAGTTTCTTAGACCGTATGATTGCTTTGGTTGAAGGCTCAAATCGCCAAAAAACACCGAATGAGATTGCACTTGGCTTCTTGTTAATGGTGATGACAATCACGTTCTTAATTGTCGTGATTAGCTTGCCATTTATTGCCAAGTACTTGCATATTGAACTTGATCCAGTTGTGCTCGTGGCATTATTGGTCTGTTTGATTCCTACAACCATTGGTGGCTTGTTACCTGCGATTGGTATTGCGGGGATGAATCGTGCCCTCAAAGCCAATGTTTTGGCGAAATCAGGTAAAGCGGTAGAAGTCGCGGGTGACATTGATGTGCTTTTACTCGATAAAACAGGAACCATTACTTATGGTGACCGTCAAGCGACCTCTTTTTATCCTTTAACTTCGGTAACCGAGTCTGAGTTGAGAGCTGCTGCTTGGGTAAGTTCACTAGCCGACCCAACACCAGAAGGGAAATCGATTGTTAAGTTAGCAAAAGAACAGGGTTTAAAACAGCAAGAACCTGAGCAAGCCGAATTTATCTCTTTTAGTGCTTCGACTCGAATTTCTGGTGTGAATTTACCGAATGGTGACCAAATTCGTAAAGGTGCTTTAGATGCGATCTTGAAGTTTGTAGATGAAGATTATTCTCAAGATTTAGAATTAAAAGCACGTGTTGAACAAGTTGCCAAAAAGGGTGCGACACCATTGGTTGCCGCAAATCAACATCATGTATTGGGTGTCATCGAACTCTCTGATGTAATTAAACACGGCATTAAAGAGCGTTTTGCTCGTTTAAGAGAAATGGGTATTAAAACTGTTATGGTTACAGGTGATAACCCATTAACTGCCGCCGCAATTGCTGCTGAAGCTGGTGTAGATGATTATATTGCCGAAGCAAAACCAGAAGACAAATTGGCTTGTATTCGCACAGAACAACAACAAGGCCGTTTAGTTGCGATGGTCGGTGACGGAACCAACGATGCACCAGCACTAGCACAAGCCGATATTGGCTTAGCCATGAACTCGGGTACACAAGCTGCAAAAGAAGCCGGCAACATGGTTGATTTAGACTCTGACCCGACCAAACTACTTGCTGTGGTTGAGATTGGGAAACAGCAGCTGATTACCCGTGGTGCTTTAACAACATTTTCGTTAGCAAACGACGTCTCTAAATACTTTGCCATCTTGCCTGCATTGTTCGCTGCTGCAATTCCACAAATGCAAGTATTGAATGTAATGCACTTAGCAAGTCCAAGCAGTGCGATTTTATCTGCATTAATTTTTAACGCGATTATTATCCCGTTATTAATTCCAATCGCACTCCGAGGCGTGAAATTTAAACCCTCAACGGCAACTCAGTTACTACGTCGAAATATGTTGATTTATGGGGTGGGCGGTGTGGTTCTACCATTCATTGCCATTAAAGCGATTGATGTAGTGATTGTTCAATTATTTGGTTTGTAATCTGGAGTTTGAAATGAAAACTTATGTACAAAATTCAGAAGCAAATTTGGGTCAGACCTTAAGAGCATCTTTGGGATTATTAATTTTTACTCTGGTGGGGTGCGGTGCTGTTTATAGTGCTATCGCAACAGGTGCTGGACAAGTTTTATTTAATAATCAGGCCAATGGTAGTTTGATTGAAATAGACCATAAAACTTTAGGGTCAACGTTGGTCGCTCAGCCATTTGTGGGAGAGGCTTATTTTCATCCACGTCCTTCAGCAGTCGCTTATGACCCGATGGCTATGGCAGGTACAAATTTAGCTCGTACTAATCCTGAACTACAGCAACAAATTGATGCTCAGATTCTTGCGGTGAAAAAACAAGATCATACAGGTAATACACCGATTCCAAGCGATTTGGTGACTAAATCGGGGAGTGGTATTGATCCGCATATTAGTCCTGAATCTGCTCAGTTACAGGTTACTCGAGTGGCTCAAGCGCGTCATTTAGACCCTAAGGTTGTGGAAGAGTTACTCCAAAAGCATATTGAACCGATGCAGTTTGGTGTATTGGGGCAAGCTCATGTTAATGTATTAGAACTCAATATTGCTTTAGATCAATTACAATCTACACATTAACTTAAAAATAAAGTTGTTAGTTTACCGGATGATATTAAGTGCAAAGCAATCGCGAAAATCAGGCTGAGGCCTTATTAAATCATGTCAACAGATATCAAGCCGGTCGACTAACGGTCTTTCTTGGTGCTGCACCTGGTGTTGGAAAAACCTATGCCATGCTCGCCCGTGCCAAAGAGTTATTTCAACAGGGTACAGATGTTGTTGTGGGTATTGTTGAAACCCATGGAAGAATCGAAACTCTAAAAATTTTGGAAGGGTTGCCTCAGATTGCTAGAAAAGAAATGCAATATCAGGGGCATATTTTAGAAGAAATGGACTTGGATGCTATTTTACTTAGGCATCCGCAAATCGTTTTAGTTGATGAGTTGGCTCATCGCAACGTCCCAAATAGTCGTCATGAACGACGGTGGCAAGATGTCAATGAATTGCTAGATGCAGGTATTGATGTATTTACGACCATTAATATTCAACATTTAGAAAGCCTAAATGATGTGGTGTACCAGATTACGGGAATTCGAGTAAATGAAACGGTACCAGATCGGGTATTTGATCGTATTCGTGACATTCGCTTAATTGATTTACCCGTCAGTGAACTCATTGAAAGGCTCCATCAAGGAAAAGTCTATGTACCAGAGCAAGCAAATCTGGCATTACAAGGCTTTTTTAGCATTTCAAATTTAACGGCATTACGTGAACTGGCAATGCAATGCGTTGCTGAGCATGTCGATTCAGACTTAAAAGAGAGTTATGCCTCAAAGGGTTTGAAATCTATATCGTTGCAAAATGAATTGATGATTGCGATAGATGGGCAAGGCTCTTCTGAATATTTAGTGCGAGCAGGCTGCCGCTTAGCAGAACGTAATGGGGCTACATGGACTGTAGTGAATGTTGCTAAAAGTCTGGACTTTGGACAGAGTTCAGTGAGTTCTTATAAAAAAGAATACATTGAGATTGACCGTGCGTTTGAGCTGGCTCGGCAACTCGGTGGTCGAACAGAAGTCTTATATGGGCATCGAGTTGCGTCAGTGTTAATGGATGCCGCGGTTGACCGAGGAATTTCGAATCTAGTCATTGGCAAAAGTATTTCGCCGTGGTGGTTAACGTTATTTAAGAAAAATTTAGCTCAGCAATTATTAAATCAAGAAAACTCGATTGCTTTAACCATTTTGCACCCAGAACAGGGCACTAAAAAGATTAATCAGCTCGAAAAACCTTCATTTTTATCATTAAAAGAAAGCATTTTTGTTTTAGCTGTGACGTGCGGTAGCATTTTTCTAGCTCACTTCGCCGAAGTTCTATTTGGTATTGAAGACTTCTCTGTCATCTTTATTATTTCTGTTTTAATTGTTGCAACTAAAACTCGAATGTTAGCTGCCGTAGTGGCAGCCTTAATATGTTTCTTGGCCTATAATTTTTTCTTTATTGCACCACGTTATACCTTTCAGATTTCAGCACACCAAGGGGTAGTCACCGTTGTGGCTTTTTTTGCAGCAGCTTTAATTGCTGGACGTTTGGCTTCTCAGTTACGCCAGCAAGTTTTATCTTTAAAAGCTGCCAATGCCTACACTACGGTAATGCAAGACTTGGCGCGTAAGCTTTCTAGTGCAGTAAACCTTGAAGAAGTCATGCAAACAGGACGTATGACTTTAGAAACACAACTTCAAACTAAAGTGTGGATTTCTATTCGAGATAAAATAATTTCATCTGATATTGAGCTAAATGATAAAGAAAAAGTAGCCGCAGAATGGTGCTTGAAACACAGGCAGCCGTGCGGACGTTTTACCGATACTCTTAGTCAATCAAACTGGTGGTTTTTACCTCTTTTAGAACAAAAAAATACCCTAGGTATTGTGGGAATTTACTTTAAGGATGAAGTGGTTTCCTTAAATTTTGAGCAAAAGAAACTGACGGAAAGTGTAATCGAATATATTGCACAGGCAGTACTTCGAACCCAATTGGTGAATGAGCTTGAACAAGCAAAAGTCACTAGTGAAACAGAGCGCTTACGTTCTGCTTTATTATCTTCAGTATCGCATGATTTACGTTCACCACTCGCTTCTATTATTGGGGCAGCAGACACACTTGCCCATTTTAAAGCTGAAATGACAGAACAAGACC from Acinetobacter pittii encodes the following:
- the kdpD gene encoding sensor histidine kinase, encoding MQSNRENQAEALLNHVNRYQAGRLTVFLGAAPGVGKTYAMLARAKELFQQGTDVVVGIVETHGRIETLKILEGLPQIARKEMQYQGHILEEMDLDAILLRHPQIVLVDELAHRNVPNSRHERRWQDVNELLDAGIDVFTTINIQHLESLNDVVYQITGIRVNETVPDRVFDRIRDIRLIDLPVSELIERLHQGKVYVPEQANLALQGFFSISNLTALRELAMQCVAEHVDSDLKESYASKGLKSISLQNELMIAIDGQGSSEYLVRAGCRLAERNGATWTVVNVAKSLDFGQSSVSSYKKEYIEIDRAFELARQLGGRTEVLYGHRVASVLMDAAVDRGISNLVIGKSISPWWLTLFKKNLAQQLLNQENSIALTILHPEQGTKKINQLEKPSFLSLKESIFVLAVTCGSIFLAHFAEVLFGIEDFSVIFIISVLIVATKTRMLAAVVAALICFLAYNFFFIAPRYTFQISAHQGVVTVVAFFAAALIAGRLASQLRQQVLSLKAANAYTTVMQDLARKLSSAVNLEEVMQTGRMTLETQLQTKVWISIRDKIISSDIELNDKEKVAAEWCLKHRQPCGRFTDTLSQSNWWFLPLLEQKNTLGIVGIYFKDEVVSLNFEQKKLTESVIEYIAQAVLRTQLVNELEQAKVTSETERLRSALLSSVSHDLRSPLASIIGAADTLAHFKAEMTEQDQQDLLETIHLEGERLDRYIQNLLDMTRLGHEGLTLKRDWIGVDELIGSATRRLKRYKPDTQVVVQLPEQPISLYVHPALVEQAIFNVLENAANFSPPDEPVMIRAQLSSEDEVKIEIEDRGAGIPEDERHRIFDMFYTMERGDRGKFGTGLGLTIVKAIIGAHMGTIEAFSGRQNKGTLIQIKLPIHPVKE
- the kdpA gene encoding potassium-transporting ATPase subunit KdpA, with amino-acid sequence MLELILVLFITILLAWCLGKYLSKVMTNQPMWGDGLFRWIENPVYRLLGISPQQQMNWKQYSLAFVVSCVFLAVAVFAIFMTQAWLPLNPNHAPNMSWDLALHTVISFLTNTNQQHYSGQAQLSYLSQMTGIVGLQVITPMMGLALVVATLRAFFYQRPSHIAADVAEQPDQILIGNYWADVIRPTVRFLLPLCFVWSLLLNSQGVPATFQGGPEVQLIDKANTVQTQKIPLGPVAPMVAIKQLGSNGGGWYGPNSSVPLENPTPLSNLLEMIAILLIPLTVIFMVGHFTQRKKFAYFVFGSMLFMSIISGAAAVWSESMLSTASQLAVMEGKEQRFGPAASAVWAAITTQVNNGSVNMMHDSSAPLTGLVELINMLINAIWGGVGCGLQQFMIYLLLAVFIAGLMTGRTPELFGRKIEAAEIKLLAIIILIQPLVILAFTALSLSVPGISGISNPGPHGISQVFYEYVSAFANNGSGFEGLGDNTVWWNVTCSIALLLGRFPTLILPLMIATRLAAKRKAPETAGSLQVETPTFALTLITIVVLLTLLQFMPVLVLGPIADQLLLVKG
- the kdpB gene encoding potassium-transporting ATPase subunit KdpB, with protein sequence MKMNTQTHVNSHKQTMAVPNFEVWKNAFVKLLPQHAIKNPVMAIVWLGTVVTGISTILGYTTLLFGLVVTAILFITILFANYAEAVAEARGRGQASSLRAARENLTARRLNSLTDRQATQVAATELHLNDFIEVHAGELVPADGEIVEGFATINESAVTGESAPVLREAGTDRSGVIGGTKVLTDRIVVQVTAESGQSFLDRMIALVEGSNRQKTPNEIALGFLLMVMTITFLIVVISLPFIAKYLHIELDPVVLVALLVCLIPTTIGGLLPAIGIAGMNRALKANVLAKSGKAVEVAGDIDVLLLDKTGTITYGDRQATSFYPLTSVTESELRAAAWVSSLADPTPEGKSIVKLAKEQGLKQQEPEQAEFISFSASTRISGVNLPNGDQIRKGALDAILKFVDEDYSQDLELKARVEQVAKKGATPLVAANQHHVLGVIELSDVIKHGIKERFARLREMGIKTVMVTGDNPLTAAAIAAEAGVDDYIAEAKPEDKLACIRTEQQQGRLVAMVGDGTNDAPALAQADIGLAMNSGTQAAKEAGNMVDLDSDPTKLLAVVEIGKQQLITRGALTTFSLANDVSKYFAILPALFAAAIPQMQVLNVMHLASPSSAILSALIFNAIIIPLLIPIALRGVKFKPSTATQLLRRNMLIYGVGGVVLPFIAIKAIDVVIVQLFGL
- the kdpC gene encoding potassium-transporting ATPase subunit KdpC codes for the protein MKTYVQNSEANLGQTLRASLGLLIFTLVGCGAVYSAIATGAGQVLFNNQANGSLIEIDHKTLGSTLVAQPFVGEAYFHPRPSAVAYDPMAMAGTNLARTNPELQQQIDAQILAVKKQDHTGNTPIPSDLVTKSGSGIDPHISPESAQLQVTRVAQARHLDPKVVEELLQKHIEPMQFGVLGQAHVNVLELNIALDQLQSTH